One stretch of Enoplosus armatus isolate fEnoArm2 chromosome 1, fEnoArm2.hap1, whole genome shotgun sequence DNA includes these proteins:
- the LOC139296911 gene encoding casein kinase II subunit alpha'-like, which translates to MSAGLPLSSDISTTSLSLFSPVVLQLAGLHPILPNILLRGFTHSVIVALSVCTTAASDRPDAFHQRAQVAKAHGEESTGILEPHILESQCAAFQYRAKKYLEGGEGPRHGAAKPAMPGSTPASSKARVYTDVNTQKNREYWDYDAHVPNWSNQDNYQLVRKLGRGKYSEVFEAINVTNNEKVVVKILKPVKKKKIKREIKILENLRGGTNIIRLVDTVKDPVSRTPALVFECINNTDFKELYQKLTDYDIRYYMYELLKALDYCHSMGIMHRDVKPHNVMIDHQLRELRLIDWGLAEFYHPAQEYNVRVASRYFKGPELLVDYQMYDYSLDMWSLGCMLASMIFLKEPFFHGQDNYDQLVRIAKVLGTDELFGYLHKYHIELDTRFKDLLGQQTRKRWEQFIQSENQHLVSPEALDLLDKLLRYDHQQRLTAVEAMQHPYFYPVVKEHANANTDGTKAISSSNAT; encoded by the exons ATGTCGGCCGGACTTCCTCTGAGCTCGGATATTTCTACGACGAG cctcagcctcttcTCCCCTGTCGTCCTGCAGCTGGCGGGTCTTCATCCCATCCTGCCTAACATCCTGCTCAGGGGCTTCACACACTCAGTCATCGTAGCTCTGTCAGTCTGCACGACAGCTGCGTCAGACCGGCCTGACGCCTTTCATCAGAGGGCGCAAGTAGCCAAAGCCCATGGTGAGGAAAGCACAGGGATCTTAGAGCCACATATTCTGGAGAGTCAGTGCGCTGCCTTCCAGTATCGAGCCAAGAAGTATTTAGAGGGAGGTGAAGGTCCTCGACACGGAGCCGCAAAGCCAGCGATGCCCGGATCCACGCCGGCCAGCAGCAAGGCTCGGGTGTACACCGATGTCAATACACAGAAGAACAGAGAGTACTGGGACTATGACGCACACGTGCCAAACTGGAG CAATCAAGACAACTATCAGCTGGTGCGTAAACTGGGTCGAGGGAAGTACAGTGAAGTATTTGAGGCCATAAATGTGACCAACAATGAGAAAGTGGTGGTGAAAATCCTCAAG CCcgtcaagaagaagaagatcaagCGGGAAATCAAAATTCTTGAAAACTTGCGTGGGGGAACCAACATCATCCGCCTGGTCGACACGGTCAAGGACCCAGTG TCCAGAACACCGGCGCTTGTCTTTGAGTGCATCAATAACACAGATTTTAAG GAGCTTTACCAGAAGCTGACAGACTATGATATCCGTTACTACATGTATGAGCTGCTCAag GCTCTGGACTACTGTCACAGTATGGGGATCATGCACAGAGACGTGAAGCCCCACAACGTGATGATCGACCACCAGCTGAGAGAG ctgcGTCTTATAGATTGGGGTTTGGCAGAGTTTTACCATCCCGCTCAGGAATACAACGTCAGGGTGGCCTCCCGCTATTTCAAAGGCCCTGAGCTGCTAGTGGACTATCAG atGTATGACTATAGTTTGGACATGTGGAGTCTAGGCTGCATGTTGGCCAGCATGATCTTTCTGAAGGAACCGTTTTTTCATGGCCAGGACAACTACGACCAG CTGGTCCGCATTGCTAAGGTTCTGGGCACCGATGAGCTCTTCGGCTACCTGCACAAATATCACATAGAACTGGACACTCGCTTCAAAGACCTGCTGGGACA GCAAACACGGAAGCGTTGGGAGCAGTTCATCCAGTCCGAGAACCAGCACCTGGTGAGTCCGGAGGCCCTGGACCTGCTGGACAAGCTGCTGCGCTACGACCACCAGCAGAGGCTGACGGCAGTTGAGGCCATGCAGCACCCATACTTCT ATCCTGTGGTGAAGGAACACGCAAACGCCAATACAGACGGCACAAAGGCCATAAGCAGCTCCAATGCAACATGA
- the LOC139292573 gene encoding zinc finger protein 319 yields the protein MTEAWQQQQQHAVAPPSVVHTLPQGADNPLGCAVYGVVLQQDASLQQPQHGQQLSVQAQQPSLQVGGERGHKCGACGHDISHLANPHEHQCMVNQDRSFQCTQCMKIFSQATDLLEHQCVQVEQKPFVCGVCKMGFSLLTSLAQHHNSHGNGNNPMKCSICEKTYRPGSGNVTPTSSAANPQQPSTGETSSGGAAISASSPPAFEASAPDRPYKCSVCHKSFRHLSELTRHERVHTGEKPYKCDTCDKSFSQSSHLAHHQRTHSSERPYKCAVCEKSFKHRSHLVRHMYAHSGEHLFKCNLCEMHFKESSELLHHQCQPEGERPFRCGSCGKSFKRPSDLRQHERTHSEERPFQCEECQMSFKQQYALVRHRRTHKNPADRPFKCNLCDKGFLQPSHLLYHQQVHGMESLFKCASCQKSFSQSGELLRHKCGGEVEKPYKCDVCGKGYKKNSTLQRHQNSHCTEKPLKCSLCDKRFVSSSEFVQHRCDPTREKPLKCPDCEKRFRYSSELQRHRRVHTGEKPFKCASCDKSFKQREHLAKHQSVHSRETQFKCVWCGERFVDLTALQEHTVQHTAEGEKLAL from the exons ATGACGGAGgcgtggcagcagcagcagcaacatgcaGTGGCTCCACCCTCTGTTGTGCACACGCTCCCCCAGGGAGCTGACAACCCTCTGGGCTGCGCTGTGTACGGAGTCGTCCTCCAGCAAGATGCCTCCTTGCAGCAGCCCCAGCACGGCCAGCAGCTCTCAGTTCAAGCCCAGCAGCCCTCCTTGCAGGTAGGGGGCGAGAGAGGTCACAAATGTGGAGCCTGTGGCCATGACATATCTCACCTGGCCAACCCTCATGAACACCAGTGCATGGTGAACCAAGACCGGTCCTTCCAGTGCACTCAGTGTATGAAGATCTTCAGCCAGGCGACGGACCTGCTGGAGCAtcagtgtgtgcaggtggagcagaagccttttgtgtgtggtgtttgtaaGATGGGCTTCTCGCTACTCACGTCCTTGGCCCAGCATCACAACTCGCACGGCAATGGAAACAACCCAATGAAGTGCTCCATCTGTGAGAAAACATACAGGCCGGGTTCTGGAAACGTCACCCCCACCTCATCAGCTGCCAACCCTCAGCAGCCCTCCACTGGTGAGACGTCCAGTGGCGGTGCAGCGATCAGTGCCTCGTCTCCTCCTGCATTTGAGGCCTCTGCACCAGACAGGCCGTATAAGTGCTCCGTGTGCCATAAGTCCTTCCGGCATTTGTCAGAGCTGACCCGCCACGAGAGAGTACACACTGGTGAAAAGCCATACAAATGTGACACGTGTGATAAAAGCTTCAGCCAGTCTTCACATCTGGCGCACCACCAGCGTACGCACAGCTCCGAGCGGCCGTATAAATGTGCTGTGTGCGAGAAGAGCTTTAAGCACCGCTCTCACCTCGTGCGGCACATGTACGCTCATTCAGGCGAGCACCTTTTCAAGTGCAATTTGTGTGAGATGCACTTTAAGGAGTCGTCGGAGCTCCTGCACCATCAGTGCCAGCCAGAAGGGGAGAGACCTTTCCGCTGCGGTTCTTGTGGGAAGAGCTTCAAGCGTCCGTCTGACCTGCGGCAGCATGAACGCACCCACTCGGAGGAGCGACCTTTCCAGTGCGAGGAGTGCCAGATGAGCTTCAAACAGCAGTACGCGCTCGTACGCCACCGACGCACTCACAAAAATCCAGCCGATCGCCCTTTCAAGTGTAACCTCTGTGATAAGGGCTTCCTTCAGCCATCCCACCTGCTATACCACCAGCAGGTTCACGGTATGGAAAGTCTGTTTAAGTGTGCGTCCTGCCAGAAGtctttcagccaatcaggtgaACTGCTGAGGCACAAATGTGGTGGGGAAGTGGAGAAGCCCTACAAGTGCGACGTGTGCGGCAAAGGCTACAAAAAGAATTCAACGCTGCAGCGCCACCAGAACTCTCACTGCACAGAGAAGCCGCTGAAGTGCTCCCTGTGCGACAAGCGCTTTGTGTCGTCTTCTGAGTTCGTTCAGCACCGCTGCGACCCGACCCGCGAGAAGCCGCTGAAATGTCCCGACTGCGAAAAGCGCTTCAGGTACTCGTCCGAGCTGCAGCGCCATCGGCGAGTTCACACCGGGGAGAAGCCTTTCAAGTGTGCCAGCTGCGACAAGAGCTTCAAGCAACGCGAGCACCTGGCCAAGCACCAGAGCGTGCACTCGCGGGAGACACAGTTTAAGTGCGTTTGGTGCGGAGAGCGTTTTGTTGACCTCACAGCTCTGCAGGAGCACACAGTCCAGCACACTGCGGAGGGGGAGA aattGGCCTTGTAA